One Eubacteriales bacterium mix99 genomic window carries:
- a CDS encoding aconitate hydratase — MGKNLTQKIIESHLISGEMTAGREISIQIDQTLTQDSTGTMAYLQLEAMNVGKVKTRKSVAYIDHNTLQEGFENADDHKYIQTVASKHGIYFSRPGNGICHQVHLERFGRPGWTLLGSDSHTPTGGGVGMLAIGAGGLDVAVAMAGGPYYLTMPGVCRILLKGKLPPWVSAKDIILKVLQMLSVKGGVNKVIEYAGPGVASLTVPERATITNMGAELGATTSIFPSDENTREFLRAQGREEMWMPLEADDDAVYDEELELDLSTLEPLTAKPHSPDNVGTVRSVGKIRVNQVAIGSCTNSSYLDLMKVAAILRGKTVHPDVSLVISPGSKQVYTMLAENGALADLIDSGARILESACGPCIGMGQAPASNAISLRTFNRNFYGRSGTVSAGVYLVSPETAAVSALTGVLTDPRECGEPPVIPMPEYFRVHDNGIIPPAEDPDSVTVVRGPNIKPFPLNRELKGLVKGTVLLKMEDNITTDHIMPSNAKLLPFRSNIPHLSNYCLTPVDPTFPERAKKAGGGFLVAGQNYGQGSSREHAALAPLYLGIKAVIAKSFARIHRSNLINSGILPLTFADPSDYDRIDSGDTLVIEHTVEQIQAGDRMVVHNPTKNLDIVTEMPLSDRLKKVMLAGGLLNETRKKV; from the coding sequence TTGGGAAAAAATCTCACGCAGAAAATAATTGAAAGCCATCTTATTTCCGGGGAAATGACTGCCGGTAGGGAAATCTCCATTCAAATCGATCAGACACTGACCCAGGACTCAACAGGCACGATGGCCTATCTTCAGCTGGAAGCCATGAATGTTGGAAAAGTAAAGACGAGAAAATCCGTGGCTTATATCGATCACAATACTCTGCAGGAAGGATTTGAAAATGCAGACGATCATAAATACATTCAAACGGTAGCGTCCAAACATGGCATTTATTTTTCCCGTCCGGGCAACGGGATTTGCCATCAGGTGCATCTGGAGCGGTTCGGCCGTCCGGGGTGGACTTTACTGGGTTCGGACAGCCATACACCAACCGGCGGGGGCGTCGGCATGCTGGCCATCGGTGCCGGCGGCCTGGATGTGGCTGTTGCCATGGCCGGCGGTCCCTATTATCTGACAATGCCCGGAGTCTGCCGGATCCTGCTGAAGGGGAAGCTTCCGCCCTGGGTATCTGCCAAGGACATTATTCTGAAAGTGCTGCAGATGCTCAGCGTCAAGGGCGGCGTCAATAAGGTCATTGAATATGCCGGCCCCGGTGTCGCTTCCCTGACCGTGCCGGAGCGGGCCACCATTACCAATATGGGAGCGGAGCTGGGAGCCACCACATCCATTTTCCCAAGTGATGAGAATACCAGGGAGTTTCTGCGCGCACAGGGCAGGGAAGAGATGTGGATGCCCTTGGAGGCAGATGACGATGCGGTATATGATGAGGAACTGGAGCTCGACCTGAGCACGCTCGAACCTCTGACGGCAAAGCCACACAGTCCGGACAATGTCGGGACGGTGCGGTCGGTGGGGAAGATCCGGGTAAACCAGGTGGCCATTGGCAGCTGTACCAACTCCTCTTATCTGGATTTGATGAAGGTGGCTGCAATCCTAAGGGGAAAGACTGTCCATCCCGATGTCAGTCTGGTGATTTCCCCGGGTTCCAAGCAGGTGTATACCATGCTGGCGGAAAACGGTGCATTGGCGGATCTGATTGATTCCGGAGCAAGGATTCTGGAATCCGCATGCGGTCCCTGCATTGGAATGGGGCAGGCTCCGGCATCCAATGCCATATCCCTGCGGACGTTCAACCGCAACTTCTACGGACGAAGCGGAACGGTCAGCGCCGGCGTATATCTCGTCAGCCCGGAAACTGCAGCCGTGTCCGCCCTGACTGGTGTGCTGACGGACCCCCGCGAGTGCGGGGAGCCTCCGGTGATTCCCATGCCCGAATATTTCAGGGTGCACGATAACGGGATCATTCCTCCTGCGGAGGATCCGGATTCCGTAACGGTGGTACGCGGCCCCAATATCAAGCCCTTTCCGCTGAATAGGGAACTGAAAGGGCTTGTGAAGGGTACGGTGCTGCTGAAAATGGAGGATAATATCACTACGGACCATATTATGCCGTCCAATGCAAAACTGCTGCCGTTTCGTTCCAACATTCCGCATCTGTCCAATTATTGCCTGACTCCTGTGGATCCCACTTTCCCCGAACGGGCAAAAAAAGCGGGTGGCGGGTTCCTGGTGGCAGGACAGAATTACGGGCAGGGGTCCAGCCGGGAGCATGCAGCGCTGGCTCCGCTGTATCTGGGGATCAAGGCGGTGATTGCAAAATCCTTCGCCAGGATTCACCGATCCAACCTGATCAATTCCGGCATTTTGCCTCTTACCTTTGCGGATCCATCGGACTATGACCGGATCGATTCCGGGGATACCCTGGTAATTGAGCATACGGTGGAGCAGATTCAGGCAGGAGACAGGATGGTTGTACACAATCCAACCAAAAATCTGGATATTGTTACGGAAATGCCTTTGTCGGATCGTCTGAAAAAGGTTATGCTTGCAGGAGGGCTGCTGAACGAAACCAGAAAGAAAGTATGA
- a CDS encoding ABC-F family ATP-binding cassette domain-containing protein, translating to MIPLSCDKISKSFGVNTVLSDISFSVSEGSRLGIVGTNGAGKTTLFKLITGELSPDSGSLYTAKNLTIGYLKQNEAADSSRTIWEEALTVYESTLEIERKLHSVERAISQYTNTDDPDYISLSGEYASLLEKFEAKDGYLYESQIRGILIGLGFSVEDFDQPIRQLSGGQKTRVALARLLLRKPSLLLLDEPTNHLDLDATQWLETFLRDYAGTILLISHDRYLLDHLCNCILEVEHHRSTLYHGNYSDYHRKKHQKQETQEKEYSLQQREIKRQEAVIRRYRSFNREKSIKAAESREKALNRMIPVEKPGQQKEIRISFHADQHSGKDILTAENLKMAFAGKTLFENVSFSLKKGDRVGIIGPNGIGKTTLFRILLNQLTPSAGKFRFGTGVDIGYFDQEQDSLNPGNTIMDELWDAFPQKTETQIRNTLALFLFQGDDVHKTICQASGGERGRVMLAKLMLAGKNLLLLDEPTNHLDMSSKEVLEESLKDYDGTLLVISHDRYFLNRIVRRILLFKKSGITEYPGNYDDYIEIRTRQELQESPPATKKEEKTKTARKEEQKKEREERQKKKAAAQRLKDMEERINTLEKKTGRLEKQLCDPELYQQADKMLEVQQEYNEARASLNAAYEDWMKLQDSSAT from the coding sequence AGCCGGCAAAACCACTCTGTTCAAACTGATTACCGGAGAGCTTTCCCCGGACAGCGGCAGCCTTTACACGGCAAAAAATCTAACTATCGGCTATCTGAAACAGAACGAGGCTGCGGACTCCTCCCGAACCATATGGGAAGAGGCTCTTACCGTTTATGAAAGCACCCTGGAAATCGAAAGGAAACTGCACTCCGTGGAGCGAGCCATCTCTCAATACACCAATACGGACGATCCGGATTATATCTCCCTTTCCGGGGAATATGCCTCCCTGCTGGAGAAATTTGAGGCGAAAGATGGATATCTTTATGAAAGCCAAATAAGAGGTATCCTCATCGGACTTGGCTTTTCCGTGGAAGACTTTGACCAGCCCATCCGGCAGCTGAGCGGCGGTCAAAAAACAAGAGTGGCCCTGGCCAGGCTGCTTCTCCGGAAACCAAGCCTGCTTTTACTGGACGAGCCCACCAATCATCTGGACCTGGACGCCACCCAATGGCTGGAGACGTTCCTCAGGGATTATGCCGGCACCATCCTGCTGATCTCCCATGACCGGTACCTTCTGGATCATTTATGTAACTGCATCCTCGAAGTGGAACATCACCGGAGTACCCTGTATCATGGAAACTACAGTGATTATCACCGGAAAAAGCATCAAAAGCAGGAAACACAGGAAAAGGAATATAGCCTGCAGCAAAGGGAAATCAAACGCCAGGAGGCTGTCATCCGGCGATACCGTTCCTTTAACCGGGAAAAGAGCATTAAAGCAGCGGAAAGCCGGGAAAAAGCCCTGAACCGGATGATACCGGTGGAAAAGCCGGGGCAGCAGAAAGAGATCCGGATATCCTTCCATGCCGACCAACATTCCGGCAAGGACATCCTGACTGCTGAAAACCTGAAGATGGCGTTTGCCGGCAAAACATTATTTGAAAATGTGTCATTTTCCCTGAAAAAGGGAGACCGGGTAGGGATCATCGGCCCCAACGGCATCGGGAAAACCACCCTGTTCCGGATCCTGCTGAACCAGCTGACCCCCTCCGCCGGGAAGTTTCGCTTCGGCACCGGGGTGGACATCGGTTACTTTGATCAGGAACAGGACAGTCTGAATCCGGGCAATACGATTATGGACGAACTGTGGGATGCCTTTCCACAGAAGACGGAAACACAAATCCGGAACACCCTGGCTTTGTTCCTTTTCCAGGGAGACGATGTCCATAAAACCATCTGTCAGGCAAGCGGCGGGGAGAGGGGACGCGTCATGCTGGCAAAACTGATGCTGGCAGGAAAAAACCTTCTCCTCCTGGACGAACCCACCAACCACCTGGACATGTCGTCCAAGGAAGTACTGGAAGAATCGCTGAAAGATTATGATGGCACCCTGCTGGTCATCTCCCATGACCGATATTTTCTGAATCGGATTGTCCGCCGCATTCTGTTATTTAAAAAAAGCGGGATAACGGAATATCCCGGCAACTATGATGATTATATCGAAATCCGAACCAGACAGGAACTTCAGGAGTCCCCTCCGGCAACGAAGAAGGAAGAAAAAACGAAGACAGCCCGAAAAGAGGAACAGAAAAAGGAACGGGAAGAACGACAAAAGAAAAAAGCTGCTGCACAGCGCCTGAAGGATATGGAAGAACGGATCAATACTTTGGAAAAAAAGACCGGAAGACTGGAAAAGCAGTTATGCGATCCGGAGCTGTATCAGCAAGCGGACAAAATGCTGGAGGTCCAGCAGGAGTACAACGAGGCAAGGGCTTCGCTGAATGCTGCCTATGAAGATTGGATGAAGCTTCAGGATTCCTCTGCAACCTAG